In Mustela lutreola isolate mMusLut2 chromosome 1, mMusLut2.pri, whole genome shotgun sequence, one genomic interval encodes:
- the LTBP3 gene encoding latent-transforming growth factor beta-binding protein 3 isoform X3: protein MPGPRGAAGGLAPEMRGAGAAGLLALLLLLLPLGPGGGAEGGPAGERGAGGGGALARERFKVVFAPVICKRTCLKGQCRDSCQQGSNMTLIGENGHSTDTLTGSGFRVVVCPLPCMNGGQCSSRNQCLCPPDFTGRFCQVPAGGAGGGTGGSGPGLGRAATLSTGALSPLAPESESVASKHAIYAVQVIADPPGPGEGPPAQHAAFLVPLGPGQISAEVQAPPPVVNVRVHHPPEASVQVHRIEGPNAEGPAPSQHLLPHPKPQHPRPPTQKPLGRCFQDTLPKQPCGSNPLPGLTKQEDCCGSIGTAWGQSKCHKCPQLQYTGVQKPGPLRGEVGTDCPQGYKRLNSTHCQDINECAMPGMCRHGDCLNNPGSYRCVCPPGHSLGPSRTQCIADKPEEKSLCFRLVSPEHQCQHPLATRLTRQLCCCSVGKAWGARCQRCPADGTAAFKEICPAGKGYHILTSHQTLTIQGESDFSLFLHPDGPPKPQQLPESPSRAPPPEDTEEERGVSTDSPLVEEQSAAQSHPTATTSPARPYPELISRPSPPTVRWFLPDLPPSRSAVEIAPTQVTETDECRLNQNICGHGECVPGPSDYSCHCNPGYRSHPQHRYCVDVNECEAEPCGAGRGVCMNTGGSYNCHCNRGYRLHVGAGGRSCVDLNECAKPHLCGDGGFCLNFPGHYKCNCYPGYRLKASRPPVCEDIDECRDPSSCPDSKCENKPGSFKCIACQPGYRSQGGGACRDVDECEAGDVCDNGICTNTPGSFQCQCLSGYHLSRDRSRCEDIDECDFPAACIGGDCINTNGSYRCLCPQGHRLVGGRKCQDIDECSQDPGLCLPHGACENLQGSYACICDEGFTPTQDHHGCEEVEPPHHKKECYLNFDDTVFCDSVLATNVTQQECCCSLGAGWGDHCEIYPCPVYSSAEFHSLCPDGKGYTQDNNIVNYGIPAHRDIDECILFGAEICKEGKCVNTQPGYECYCKQGFYYDGNLLECVDVDECLDESNCRNGVCENTRGGYRCACTPPAEYSPAQRQCLSPEEMDVDECQDPAACRPGRCVNLPGSYRCECRPPWVPGPSGRDCQLPESPAERAPERRDVCWAQRGEDGMCAGPLAGPTLTFDDCCCRQGRGWGAQCRPCPPRSSGSQCPTSQSESNSFWDASPLLLGKPPREEDSSEEDSDECRCVSGRCVPRPGGAVCECPGGFQLDASRARCVDIDECRELNQRGLLCKSERCVNTSGSFRCVCKAGFARSRPHGACVPQRRR, encoded by the exons ATGCCCGGGCCCCGCGGGGCTGCTGGCGGCCTGGCCCCTGAGatgcgcggggcgggggcggcggggctgctggcgctgctgctgctgctgctgccgctgggCCCGGGCGGCGGGGCCGAGGGGGGGCCGGCGGGCGAGCGGGgcgccggcgggggcggggcgctgGCCCGCGAGCGCTTCAAGGTGGTCTTTGCGCCGGTGATCTGCAAGCGGACCTGTCTCAAGGGCCAGTGTCGGGACAGTTGTCAGCAGGGCTCCAACATGACGCTCATCGGAGAGAACGGCCACAGCACCGATACGCTCACGGGCTCCGGCTTCCGCGTGG TGGTGTGCCCTCTGCCCTGCATGAACGGTGGCCAGTGCTCCTCCAGAAACCAGTGCCTGTGTCCCCCGGACTTCACCGGCCGCTTCTGCCAGGTGCCCGCTGGAGGAGCTGGCGGGGGCACCGGCGGCtcaggccctgggctgggccGGGCCGCGACCCTGTCCACAGGCGCGCTGTCGCCCCTGGCTCCAGAGAGCGAGTCTGTGGCCAGCAAGCACGCCATCTACGCGGTCCAGGTGATCGCGGATCCGCCCGGGCCCGGGGAGGGGCCCCCTGCCCAGCATGCAGCCTTCCTGGTGCCCCTCGGGCCGGGACAGATCTCAGCAGAAG tgCAGGCCCCGCCCCCCGTGGTGAACGTGCGCGTCCACCATCCGCCCGAGGCATCCGTCCAAGTGCACCGCATCGAGGGGCCGAATGCTGAGGGCCCCGCCCCCTCGCAGCACCTGCTGCCGCACCCCAAGCCCCAGCACCCCCGGCCacccacccagaagcccctgggcCGCTGCTTCCAGGACACACTGCCCAAGCAGCCC TGCGGCAGCAATCCCCTCCCGGGCCTCACCAAGCAGGAAGACTGCTGCGGGAGCATCGGCACCGCCTGGGGCCAGAGCAAGTGCCATAAGTGCCCCCAGCTGCAGT ACACAGGGGTGCAAAAACCAGGACCTCTACGTGGGGAGGTGGGCACTGACTGCCCCCAGGGCTACAAGAGACTCAACAGCACCCACTGCCAGG ACATCAACGAGTGCGCGATGCCAGGCATGTGTCGCCATGGGGACTGCCTCAACAACCCGGGCTCCTATCGCTGCGTCTGCCCACCTGGCCATAGCTTGGGCCCCTCCCGAACACAGTGCATAG CGGACAAGCCAGAGGAGAAGAGCCTGTGTTTCCGCCTGGTGAGCCCTGAGCACCAGTGCCAGCACCCACTGGCCACGCGCCTCACCCGCCAGCTCTGCTGCTGCAGCGTGGGCAAGGCCTGGGGCGCAAGGTGCCAGCGCTGCCCCGCCGATGGCACTG CTGCCTTCAAGGAGATCTGTCCAGCCGGGAAGGGGTACCACATCCTCACTTCCCACCAGACCCTCACCATTCAGGGCGAAAGtgacttttcccttttcctgcaCCCCGACGGGCCACCCAAGCCCCAGCAGCTCCCGGAGAGCCCCAGCCGGGCGCCACCACCTGAGGACACGGAGGAAGAACGAG GGGTGAGCACGGACTCA CCACTGGTCGAGGAGCAGTCAGCAGCCCAGAGCCACCCGACTGCCACCACGTCTCCTGCCAGGCCCTACCCGG AGTTGATCTCCCGGCCCTCGCCACCCACTGTGCGCTGGTTCCTGCCAGACCTGCCGCCATCCCGCAGTGCGGTGGAGATCGCTCCTACTCAGGTCACAG AGACAGACGAGTGTCGCCTGAACCAGAACATCTGTGGCCACGGGGAGTGCGTCCCGGGCCCCTCGGACTACTCCTGCCATTGCAACCCGGGCTACCGGTCGCACCCGCAGCACCGCTACTGCGTGG ACGTGAACGAGTGCGAGGCGGAGCCGTGCGGCGCGGGGAGGGGCGTCTGCATGAACACCGGCGGCTCCTACAACTGCCACTGCAACCGCGGCTACCGCCTGCACGTCGGCGCCGGGGGGCGCTCGTGCGTGG ACCTGAACGAGTGCGCCAAGCCCCACCTGTGCGGCGACGGCGGCTTCTGCCTCAACTTCCCCGGCCACTACAAGTGCAACTGCTACCCCGGCTACCGGCTCAAGGCCTCACGACCGCCGGTGTGCGAAG acaTCGACGAGTGCCGAGACCCTAGCTCCTGCCCGGACAGCAAATGCGAGAACAAACCCGGGAGCTTCAAGTGCATTGCCTGTCAGCCCGGCTACCGCAGCCAGGGGGGCGGGGCCTGCCGCG ATGTGGATGAGTGTGAGGCGGGGGATGTGTGTGACAACGGCATCTGCACCAACACACCAGGATCCTTCCAGTGTCAGTGCCTCTCTGGCTACCATCTGTCAAGAGACCGGAGCCGATGCGAGG ACATCGATGAGTGTGACTTCCCCGCAGCCTGCATTGGCGGTGACTGCATCAACACCAATGGCTCCTACCGATGTCTCTGTCCCCAAGGGCATCGGCTGGTAGGCGGCAGGAAGTGCCAAG ACATAGATGAATGCAGCCAGGACCCTGGCCTGTGCCTTCCTCACGGGGCCTGTGAGAACCTGCAGGGCTCCTACGCTTGCATCTGTGATGAGGGGTTCACGCCCACCCAGGACCACCACGGCTGTGAGG aGGTGGAGCCGCCCCACCACAAGAAGGAGTGCTACCTTAACTTCGATGACACGGTGTTCTGCGACAGTGTACTGGCCACCAATGTCACCCAGCAAGAATGCTGCTGTTCGCTGGGAGCTGGCTGGGGAGACCACTGTGAGATCTATCCCTGCCCAGTCTACAGCTCAG CTGAGTTCCACAGTCTCTGCCCAGACGGGAAGGGCTACACCCAAGACAACAACATTGTCAACTACGGCATCCCAGCCCACCGTG ATATCGACGAGTGCATATTGTTTGGGGCGGAGATCTGCAAGGAGGGCAAGTGCGTGAATACGCAGCCGGGTTACGAGTGCTATTGCAAGCAAGGCTTCTACTACGACGGGAACCTATTGGAGTGCGTGG ACGTGGACGAGTGCCTGGACGAGTCCAACTGCCGGAACGGAGTGTGTGAGAACACGCGCGGCGGCTACCGCTGTGCCTGCACGCCCCCGGCCGAGTACAGCCCAGCGCAGCGCCAGTGTCTGAGCCCAGAGGAGATGG ACGTAGACGAGTGCCAGGACCCGGCAGCCTGCCGCCCTGGTCGCTGCGTCAACCTGCCGGGCTCCTACCGCTGCGAGTGCCGCCCGCCCTGGGTGCCCGGGCCCTCCGGCCGCGATTGCCAGCTCCCGGAGAGCCCAGCCG AGCGTGCCCCAGAGCGGCGGGACGTGTGCTGGGCCCAGCGTGGAGAAGACGGCATGTGCGCGGGGCCCCTAGCCGGGCCAACCCTCACCTTCGACGACTGCTGCTGTCGCCAGGGCCGCGGCTGGGGAGCGCAGTGCCGCCCCTGCCCGCCGCGCAGCTCCG GGTCCCAGTGCCCGACGTCGCAGAGTGAGAGCAATTCTTTCTGGGACGCGAGTCCCCTGCTGCTGGGGAAGCCCCCTCGAG AAGAGGACAGCTCAGAGGAGGATTCGGACGAGTGTCGCTGCGTGAGTGGCCGCTGCGTGCCCCGACCCGGTGGCGCCGTGTGCGAGTGTCCTGGAGGCTTCCAGCTCGATGCCTCTCGCGCGCGCTGTGTGG acatCGACGAGTGCCGGGAGCTGAACCAGCGCGGGCTGCTGTGCAAGAGCGAGCGCTGCGTGAACACGAGCGGCTCCTTCCGCTGCGTCTGCAAAGCTGGCTTCGCGCGCAGCCGCCCGCACGGGGCCTGCGTGCCCCAGCGCCGCCGCTGA
- the LTBP3 gene encoding latent-transforming growth factor beta-binding protein 3 isoform X5, with translation MPGPRGAAGGLAPEMRGAGAAGLLALLLLLLPLGPGGGAEGGPAGERGAGGGGALARERFKVVFAPVICKRTCLKGQCRDSCQQGSNMTLIGENGHSTDTLTGSGFRVVQAPPPVVNVRVHHPPEASVQVHRIEGPNAEGPAPSQHLLPHPKPQHPRPPTQKPLGRCFQDTLPKQPCGSNPLPGLTKQEDCCGSIGTAWGQSKCHKCPQLQYTGVQKPGPLRGEVGTDCPQGYKRLNSTHCQDINECAMPGMCRHGDCLNNPGSYRCVCPPGHSLGPSRTQCIADKPEEKSLCFRLVSPEHQCQHPLATRLTRQLCCCSVGKAWGARCQRCPADGTAAFKEICPAGKGYHILTSHQTLTIQGESDFSLFLHPDGPPKPQQLPESPSRAPPPEDTEEERGVSTDSPLVEEQSAAQSHPTATTSPARPYPELISRPSPPTVRWFLPDLPPSRSAVEIAPTQVTETDECRLNQNICGHGECVPGPSDYSCHCNPGYRSHPQHRYCVDVNECEAEPCGAGRGVCMNTGGSYNCHCNRGYRLHVGAGGRSCVDLNECAKPHLCGDGGFCLNFPGHYKCNCYPGYRLKASRPPVCEDIDECRDPSSCPDSKCENKPGSFKCIACQPGYRSQGGGACRDVNECAEGSPCSPGWCENLPGSFRCTCAQGYAPAPDGRSCQDVDECEAGDVCDNGICTNTPGSFQCQCLSGYHLSRDRSRCEDIDECDFPAACIGGDCINTNGSYRCLCPQGHRLVGGRKCQDIDECSQDPGLCLPHGACENLQGSYACICDEGFTPTQDHHGCEEVEPPHHKKECYLNFDDTVFCDSVLATNVTQQECCCSLGAGWGDHCEIYPCPVYSSAEFHSLCPDGKGYTQDNNIVNYGIPAHRDIDECILFGAEICKEGKCVNTQPGYECYCKQGFYYDGNLLECVDVDECLDESNCRNGVCENTRGGYRCACTPPAEYSPAQRQCLSPEEMDVDECQDPAACRPGRCVNLPGSYRCECRPPWVPGPSGRDCQLPESPAERAPERRDVCWAQRGEDGMCAGPLAGPTLTFDDCCCRQGRGWGAQCRPCPPRSSGSQCPTSQSESNSFWDASPLLLGKPPREEDSSEEDSDECRCVSGRCVPRPGGAVCECPGGFQLDASRARCVDIDECRELNQRGLLCKSERCVNTSGSFRCVCKAGFARSRPHGACVPQRRR, from the exons ATGCCCGGGCCCCGCGGGGCTGCTGGCGGCCTGGCCCCTGAGatgcgcggggcgggggcggcggggctgctggcgctgctgctgctgctgctgccgctgggCCCGGGCGGCGGGGCCGAGGGGGGGCCGGCGGGCGAGCGGGgcgccggcgggggcggggcgctgGCCCGCGAGCGCTTCAAGGTGGTCTTTGCGCCGGTGATCTGCAAGCGGACCTGTCTCAAGGGCCAGTGTCGGGACAGTTGTCAGCAGGGCTCCAACATGACGCTCATCGGAGAGAACGGCCACAGCACCGATACGCTCACGGGCTCCGGCTTCCGCGTGG tgCAGGCCCCGCCCCCCGTGGTGAACGTGCGCGTCCACCATCCGCCCGAGGCATCCGTCCAAGTGCACCGCATCGAGGGGCCGAATGCTGAGGGCCCCGCCCCCTCGCAGCACCTGCTGCCGCACCCCAAGCCCCAGCACCCCCGGCCacccacccagaagcccctgggcCGCTGCTTCCAGGACACACTGCCCAAGCAGCCC TGCGGCAGCAATCCCCTCCCGGGCCTCACCAAGCAGGAAGACTGCTGCGGGAGCATCGGCACCGCCTGGGGCCAGAGCAAGTGCCATAAGTGCCCCCAGCTGCAGT ACACAGGGGTGCAAAAACCAGGACCTCTACGTGGGGAGGTGGGCACTGACTGCCCCCAGGGCTACAAGAGACTCAACAGCACCCACTGCCAGG ACATCAACGAGTGCGCGATGCCAGGCATGTGTCGCCATGGGGACTGCCTCAACAACCCGGGCTCCTATCGCTGCGTCTGCCCACCTGGCCATAGCTTGGGCCCCTCCCGAACACAGTGCATAG CGGACAAGCCAGAGGAGAAGAGCCTGTGTTTCCGCCTGGTGAGCCCTGAGCACCAGTGCCAGCACCCACTGGCCACGCGCCTCACCCGCCAGCTCTGCTGCTGCAGCGTGGGCAAGGCCTGGGGCGCAAGGTGCCAGCGCTGCCCCGCCGATGGCACTG CTGCCTTCAAGGAGATCTGTCCAGCCGGGAAGGGGTACCACATCCTCACTTCCCACCAGACCCTCACCATTCAGGGCGAAAGtgacttttcccttttcctgcaCCCCGACGGGCCACCCAAGCCCCAGCAGCTCCCGGAGAGCCCCAGCCGGGCGCCACCACCTGAGGACACGGAGGAAGAACGAG GGGTGAGCACGGACTCA CCACTGGTCGAGGAGCAGTCAGCAGCCCAGAGCCACCCGACTGCCACCACGTCTCCTGCCAGGCCCTACCCGG AGTTGATCTCCCGGCCCTCGCCACCCACTGTGCGCTGGTTCCTGCCAGACCTGCCGCCATCCCGCAGTGCGGTGGAGATCGCTCCTACTCAGGTCACAG AGACAGACGAGTGTCGCCTGAACCAGAACATCTGTGGCCACGGGGAGTGCGTCCCGGGCCCCTCGGACTACTCCTGCCATTGCAACCCGGGCTACCGGTCGCACCCGCAGCACCGCTACTGCGTGG ACGTGAACGAGTGCGAGGCGGAGCCGTGCGGCGCGGGGAGGGGCGTCTGCATGAACACCGGCGGCTCCTACAACTGCCACTGCAACCGCGGCTACCGCCTGCACGTCGGCGCCGGGGGGCGCTCGTGCGTGG ACCTGAACGAGTGCGCCAAGCCCCACCTGTGCGGCGACGGCGGCTTCTGCCTCAACTTCCCCGGCCACTACAAGTGCAACTGCTACCCCGGCTACCGGCTCAAGGCCTCACGACCGCCGGTGTGCGAAG acaTCGACGAGTGCCGAGACCCTAGCTCCTGCCCGGACAGCAAATGCGAGAACAAACCCGGGAGCTTCAAGTGCATTGCCTGTCAGCCCGGCTACCGCAGCCAGGGGGGCGGGGCCTGCCGCG ACGTGAACGAGTGCGCCGAGGGCAGCCCCTGCTCGCCCGGCTGGTGCGAGAACCTCCCAGGCTCCTTCCGCTGCACGTGCGCCCAGGGCTACGCGCCTGCGCCCGATGGCCGCAGCTGCCAGG ATGTGGATGAGTGTGAGGCGGGGGATGTGTGTGACAACGGCATCTGCACCAACACACCAGGATCCTTCCAGTGTCAGTGCCTCTCTGGCTACCATCTGTCAAGAGACCGGAGCCGATGCGAGG ACATCGATGAGTGTGACTTCCCCGCAGCCTGCATTGGCGGTGACTGCATCAACACCAATGGCTCCTACCGATGTCTCTGTCCCCAAGGGCATCGGCTGGTAGGCGGCAGGAAGTGCCAAG ACATAGATGAATGCAGCCAGGACCCTGGCCTGTGCCTTCCTCACGGGGCCTGTGAGAACCTGCAGGGCTCCTACGCTTGCATCTGTGATGAGGGGTTCACGCCCACCCAGGACCACCACGGCTGTGAGG aGGTGGAGCCGCCCCACCACAAGAAGGAGTGCTACCTTAACTTCGATGACACGGTGTTCTGCGACAGTGTACTGGCCACCAATGTCACCCAGCAAGAATGCTGCTGTTCGCTGGGAGCTGGCTGGGGAGACCACTGTGAGATCTATCCCTGCCCAGTCTACAGCTCAG CTGAGTTCCACAGTCTCTGCCCAGACGGGAAGGGCTACACCCAAGACAACAACATTGTCAACTACGGCATCCCAGCCCACCGTG ATATCGACGAGTGCATATTGTTTGGGGCGGAGATCTGCAAGGAGGGCAAGTGCGTGAATACGCAGCCGGGTTACGAGTGCTATTGCAAGCAAGGCTTCTACTACGACGGGAACCTATTGGAGTGCGTGG ACGTGGACGAGTGCCTGGACGAGTCCAACTGCCGGAACGGAGTGTGTGAGAACACGCGCGGCGGCTACCGCTGTGCCTGCACGCCCCCGGCCGAGTACAGCCCAGCGCAGCGCCAGTGTCTGAGCCCAGAGGAGATGG ACGTAGACGAGTGCCAGGACCCGGCAGCCTGCCGCCCTGGTCGCTGCGTCAACCTGCCGGGCTCCTACCGCTGCGAGTGCCGCCCGCCCTGGGTGCCCGGGCCCTCCGGCCGCGATTGCCAGCTCCCGGAGAGCCCAGCCG AGCGTGCCCCAGAGCGGCGGGACGTGTGCTGGGCCCAGCGTGGAGAAGACGGCATGTGCGCGGGGCCCCTAGCCGGGCCAACCCTCACCTTCGACGACTGCTGCTGTCGCCAGGGCCGCGGCTGGGGAGCGCAGTGCCGCCCCTGCCCGCCGCGCAGCTCCG GGTCCCAGTGCCCGACGTCGCAGAGTGAGAGCAATTCTTTCTGGGACGCGAGTCCCCTGCTGCTGGGGAAGCCCCCTCGAG AAGAGGACAGCTCAGAGGAGGATTCGGACGAGTGTCGCTGCGTGAGTGGCCGCTGCGTGCCCCGACCCGGTGGCGCCGTGTGCGAGTGTCCTGGAGGCTTCCAGCTCGATGCCTCTCGCGCGCGCTGTGTGG acatCGACGAGTGCCGGGAGCTGAACCAGCGCGGGCTGCTGTGCAAGAGCGAGCGCTGCGTGAACACGAGCGGCTCCTTCCGCTGCGTCTGCAAAGCTGGCTTCGCGCGCAGCCGCCCGCACGGGGCCTGCGTGCCCCAGCGCCGCCGCTGA